The nucleotide sequence CAGTTTCCGGTGGAACCGTCTGGAAAATTTACTCCGAAATGCCCGCCACAGCAGTGATTATGACCTGGGACAGGTGGTGGATCAGACCCTGGACTATCTGTTCTCGGAACGGGGTGAACTCATCCGGCAGAACCTGGTGAATGAAGTTGTCAAAAGTATAGATACTCTGGCAGTGAACACATTCAACCAGTTTAGCCTGACGCTGAACGACCGCCTGGGCTTGACGGTTCACCGTTCCGCTGTTTCCTCAGACAGTCAAAAAACGCTGGAGCATATCAAACGGATCTGGAATATTTTGCAAGAAACCCGTGGATTTGATCCAGCCAGGATTCTGCCGGTCATTCCGCGCCTGTTGTTCAATCCAAACGTCCATCAGATGGGACAGCAAATTGCAGGCGGTCTGGCGCAACGGGCGATCGCCCGCTTCATCCGTGAATTTCTCCTGGCTGAAGAACTACAACCTGCCCCTGAACCATTGACCAATCCTCCTCTGCCAGCCAATCAGCCACGCCTTTCTCCGGTCGGCTACAGTGAATGAGGGGGGGCAGAATCCAATAAAGGCAAAAAAGTGAGCGCTGTGGGAGCAAATTGGTCGGTCCGGCGTCTCTGATGATTGGGTGAGCGGGTGGAGAGGCTGAATGGCAGGCAGAAATTATTTTCATCTCGTCGTGATTTGACTGTTATGCCAGCGTCATACATGCCATTTAGCATCCTGGTTAGTAGGATAGTTGTATGGTTGATCTCTGCGTCACTCTGATTGTGTAGTTGCCCTTCGAGATACTGCAATACAGCCGGTACGACATCCATTCACCTTTTTGCACAATCACTCAAACTTAGCGGACAGCTTAGACAGTATGACAATGAATAATCCAACCAATCATCTAAACAACCCTCGCCAGTTTTCCTGGAAAAAACCAGCGATTTTCCTGATGTTGCCTCTAGTTGGAGCCGGAATGGCTGTAGCAGGCGATCGCCTGCTGTCATCCGGTTTTCCGCCCAGTCAACCGGCAATTGCCCAGACCCTGGACAGGGGGGCTGTAGCTCAGGCACCCAGCAGAGGCAGCGGGCTGCTCTCAACCACTGACCCGAACTTCATCGTCAATGTGGTCGAGCAGGTGGGTCCTGCCGTCGTCCGAATTGACTCCTCCCGCACAGTGCAGACGCGAGTTCCTCCCATCTTCAATGATCCATTCTTTCGACAATTCTTTGGCTCCGATATCCCAACGCCGCCGTCCAGCCGCGTGCAGCAGGGAACAGGTTCAGGTTTTATTATCAAATCCGATGGTCTGGTGCTGACCAATGCCCATGTGGTCAGTGGTGCAGACACGGTGACTGTGAAACTCAGAGATGGACGAGAATTTCGCGGTAAGGTACTGGGCACAGATACCCTGACTGATGTTGCCGTCATTAAGATTGATGCCAACAATCTGCCCACGGTTACGCTGGGTAATTCAGATTCTCTGCGACCAGGGGAATGGGCGATTGCGATCGGGAACCCCCTGGGGCTGGACAATACCGTGACGGTTGGCATTATCAGTGCCACAGGTCGCCGCAGTTCTCAGGTGGGGGTTCCTGATAAACGGGTCGGGTTCATCCAAACCGACGCTGCCATTAACCCCGGTAACTCTGGAGGCCCCCTGTTGAACCAGCGTGGACAGGTGATTGGAATGAACACTGCCATCATTGGCGGTGCTCAGGGCCTGGGCTTTGCCATTCCCGTGAATACGGCTCAGAAGATTGCAAATCAGCTCATTGCCAAAGGGAGGGTAGACCATCCCTATCTGGGCATTCAGATGACAACACTGACTCCTGAACTGAAGGATCAGGTCAACCGCTCGAATGAGATTGGCGTCACTGTCCAGGATCAGGAGGGCGTTCTGATCGTGCGTGTAATGCGGGACTCTCCAGCCGCCAGAGCCGGGTTCAGGATTGGTGATGTGATCAAAAAAATCAATGGTCAGCCTGTAAAATCGGCTGATGAAGTGCAACAGGCAGTAGAGCGTGCTTCCATTGGTGGTACCTTACAGGTAGAGTTGAGTCGTAACGGACGATCCGTTGCACTCTCCGTTCAGCCGGGTGCGTTTCCCACCAGAACGGCTCAGAATGAGTAGATGATTGGTTGTTAGCGGGTCCACGCCTATGGCTGAAATTCTATCGGTGATTGAGTTGGGGAATTCGATCCTGCGTCAGCGATCGCGTCCTGTCGGGGATCTTCATCATCGACGGATTCAGACCCTGGTTGACAATTTGATGGCGACGCTAAGCAATACCAATGGGGTTGGAATTGCAGCCCCACAGGTTGCTCAATCTGAGCGGTTGTTTATCGTCGCCTCTCGCCCCAATCCCCGCTACCCCAACGCGCCGGAGATGGAACCCACAGTCATGATCAACCCTCGCATCCTGGCCCATTCTGAGCAGGTGGTGAAAGGATGGGAGGGTTGCCTCAGCGTTCCAGGAATCCGGGGTCTGGTTCCCAGGTATCAGGCCATTGAAGTTGAATATATTGGGCGCGACGGCAGCCAGCACCGGCAGGAGTTGACCGACTTTGTTGCCCGCATCTTTCAGCATGAGCTGGATCATTTGAATGGGATTGTCTTTCTGGATCGGGTGGAAAGCACCCTGGATCTGATTTCTGAGAAGGAGTTCCAGGCGCAGATGGCTCAAACAAATTCCTGAACAAAGACATCAGGAATACCCGCTTGCTTTGTGTCCTTTGTGCCTTTGTAGTTATTTCCACAGGGGATTAAATCCTCGATTCCAGGATTGCTGTATTCTGTGATGCCGCAATGGCTATTGAAAAAAGAGATAACGGAACCCGATCGCAAACAGGAAAATACCATACAACTTCTTCATGGTTTCACTGGTGATAAAAGGCTGATTGGCAAATAAGGCCCCAAAAAAGTTACCAATTACCAGCCCCAGCGCAATCACCAGGGCATGTTTAAAGTTGAGGTTGCCGCTACGGTAGTAGACAAGGGCCGCTAACAGCCCTATGGGCAGAATCTGGGCAGCGATCGAGGTTCCAGTGGCAAACTTTTGATCCATTCCCATCAGCAGCACCATTGCCGGGACCATAATTGCCCCACCACCAATGCCAAACATTCCACCTGCGACACCCGCTGTCAGACCAATGACTAAAAGTTGAATCAGTAAAACAGACATATCTCTTCCTTACTTACTTCTACCGAAGTTAAAACTTCAGTCCGAAATTAGAACCCCAGTATTGTAAGGCGAGGTTTGTGCCATTGTCGTACTCATCAACACGGTTGGAGGGGGTGAATGATGGATAGAAGCCAGTCACCCCATTAAGATGACTCGCTCCAGAACATGAATGATACCGTTATCAGCCTCGATATCTGCTGCAAGAACAGTTGCATTTTTAACTTCAAACTGGTTAGAGGCATGAATGGGGATTGGGGATCCTTCAACCGAAATAACCTCACCAAGTTGTGCCAGATCTGCCCGGGTCAGCTTACCGGGAACAACGTGATAGGTCAGAATCCGGGTGAGTTGAGGAATATTCTGCACCAGCGTTTGAATGGTTCCGGGGGGAAGTTTGGCGAATGCATCGTCGTTGGGAGCAAACACCGTAAAAGGACCGGGACCTTTGAGGGTTTCAACCAGGCCAGCAGCCTGTACAGCGGTTACCAGCGTTTGAAAAGTGCCTGCACTGACGGCAATATCAACAATATCTGCCATTGAACTAACGTTGTGAGTAAAGAATGAGTACAGCAGGGACAGGAGGACAGGAGACAGGGAATAAAGGATGATGGAATCAGGTTTTAAGCTTTCTAGCCTGCACTGACTTGAATGGCGACTGGTATAGAAATGGATTGGAGTGAGGTAGGTCGATTGTTTTTGGGGAGTCCTGGTCTGCCCGGGTTAACGGTAATCCTGACGTTGAATGTCGCGTAAGCGGGCTTCTGGACGTTTGAAGCGATCCAGTTGGTGCTCAAAAAACTGGCGATTTGCCATGAGATGATCTGGATTTGGGTCGTCCAGTGGATATAGCAGGGCAGTGCGCAATGCTTGAATCACAGCGGATGTGACATTGTACATCGATCGCTGGAAGCTGATTCCCAACTGAATCAACATATCGTCCTCTCCGCGACAGTGCTGCTTGTAGTAATCCACCAGATAAGGGGGAAGGAAGTGCAGCATATCCTGCATGAGCAGTGTGGGGGGAATGCCAGCCGTACCAACCGGGAACACATCGGCGTAGAGGATGCCGTAGTGAAAGTCTTTCTGGTCCGTGGGCACCTGTTTTGCCTGAGCGTTGTAGGACTTAGTGCCCCGGAATGGGGATGTGCGGTAGAAAACCGCTTCAACATACGGTAAGGCGGCTTCATAGAGCCACATAAACCCCTTAGACTTGGGAATAATTTCGTAGCATTCATTCCCAATGTAAAGATGGTGGTAAATGGGACGACCAGCGATCGCAAAAATGCCATTGACTAAAAAGTTCATGGCATCGGGGACGCTGGTGAACTTGCCTTCATCATAAAGGTCAGACATTTCAAAGAAGACCGGTGCCATGACTTCCCAGAACAACCCCAGATTAGCGTAGTAGGAAAGTTCCCGGACTTGCTCGATGAACATATCTGGGAAAAGCCTGTAAAGCCCCAACATGAAGGGATTTCCCTTAAAATAGGCCCGAATTGCCCGGTCGGCATTGGCTTTATATTCATCAGTGTCAAGATAGGCATCAAATTGATTGACTGGCGCATACATATGTCGATGCCAGAGCATTGCCCGCATACAGGCTTCTGCAAACTCCATATTGATGCGATCATGCCACAGATGGTGGAACAACTTGGGTAACTTCCGATTGACTTCCCCCTTTTCCATAAATTCCAGCAATTCTGGATGAGCCGTCGCTTCTCCCCGCCAGATGCGTAAATCAGCATCGTCTCCAGCATAGTGATTGTGCAACTCCAGATACTCCCTGGGTAAGAAGTATTTGAAAGCAGGCAGGGGGTTTAAGAAGACGCGCTCGGCAATATAGAGCAAATCTCGCCAGTAAAAATCCATTGGCACGGCATAGGCTTTATAAATGCCAATAATTTGCATGAGATTTTCGGGGGTGTCCGGTAACATTGACCCACCGGCTTCCAGGCGGTGAACAATATCTGCGAACTCATGGGTGGACGGTGGAAGCTTTGTCGGAGAGGGTGAAACGAGGGTGGTTGTCATATGGGCAGAGGGTATCGCAAGGGACAGAAGACTGAAAATTCGCCGCTACAGCACTGGCAGTCTGACAGAAGTTAGGGTGACAGTTCATTACCAATGATTGCCACCTGTTCCATAGGATCTGGTGGAACGGCTGCAACCATTGCAGTGGTCGTAGATTCGCTCCACCGTACTAACCAGGTAGGTTGAATGCCTAAAAACAGAATGGTAATTGCCAGAATCAGGGCTGGAACCCGCTCTCGCCATTCGACCTTGGGGAAATAGGCGATCGCATTGTCCAGCTTACCGAAGCAGGTGCGGTTGAGCAAAATCACGAAATAAACCGCCGTCAATCCGCTAGCAACCACACACAGTAGGGTCTGCCAGGGAAAGACACTGTAGCTGCCCTGGAATACCAGAAACTCTGCAACAAAGCCAACCAGTCCAGGAATTCCAGCACTTGCCATGCCACTCAAAACCAGCAAGGCGCTTACCAGAGGGAGTCCTCGAATGGGATTCATTAGCCCGTTCAACACATCCAATTCACGGGTTCCCACTTTGACTTCAATGACACCCACCAGGTGAAAGAGGATTGCCAGAATCAAACCATGGGCAACCATCTGAGCTACAGCTCCTACCAGACTAAGCTCTGTCAGAGCGGCTCCTCCCAGGAGGATGTAACCCATATGCCCAATGGAACTGTAAGCCACCATCCGCTTAATATCTTTTTGTGCGATTGCAACCATCGCTCCATACAGCACACTGATCGTTGCCCAGGTTGCCAGTCCTGGTGCCAGGGTTGCCCAGGCTTCAGGAAACAGCCCTAATCCAAATCGGAAAATTCCATAAGTTCCCAATTTTGCCAGAACCCCGCCCAACAAAATGACGACGGGGGAAGAGGCCGCCACATAGGTATCTGGCAACCAGGTATGCAGGGGAACCAGAGGAATTTTGATCCCAAATCCAATCAGCAGTACAGTCAGGAGCAGAATTTGCAATCCTAACGGGAGTGCTTGACCGGCTAGAGACTCATAGGCGAAGTTGGAAGCGCCTGTCAACCAGATTAATCCTAAAAATGCAGCCAGGATCAGTGCCCCAGAAAGGGCTGTATAGAGGAGGAACTTGGTGGCCGCATAGACGCGATTTCCGCCCCCCCAGATCGAAATCAGCAGGTAAAACGGTATCAGTTCCACCTCATAGAACAGGAAAAACAACAGCAAATTTTGTGCCAGAAATGCGCCTGCACCCCCCCCACTGACCAGCAGGATGAGCGCATAAAACAGGCGGGGGCGCTGGGTCTGTTCGCTGCTGCTGTAGATCGCAATCCAGGTTAAAAAACTATTTAAAGCTAACAGGGGTAATGACAGCCCATCGACGCCCAGGTTGTAATTTAACCCCAACGGCGTAAGCCAGAGAATATCTTCTCGTAACTGAACCAACGGGCTGCTAAAGTCAAACTGGTTCACTAACCAGAGCGTCCAGAGGAGCACCATACCGCTGACTATCAACGTAATCAGCTTCAACCGGGAAACCGGTAGGGGTAAGAACCCAATTGCGATCGCGCCTAAAACTGGAAACCAGATCAGTGTACTGAGCATAGAATAGGAGATTTATAGCAGGGACAAGGGGAAAGGGAATATAAGACAGAGAAGGACAGAATGCCTGACCTGTAACTAATGACCTGTGAAGGTGAGAAAAAGGGATGAAATGAAGGACCAGCTCATGGCAATAGCGATCGCCACACTACCTAAGGCGATGGTCAAAATGTAAAACTGGCTTTGTCCAGTGTTGCCATATTTGAGAGCCTCACCACTAAAAAGGGAAGCCAATCCTACTAAATTCACAACGCCATCAATAATGAAGCGAT is from Leptothermofonsia sichuanensis E412 and encodes:
- a CDS encoding HhoA/HhoB/HtrA family serine endopeptidase yields the protein MLPLVGAGMAVAGDRLLSSGFPPSQPAIAQTLDRGAVAQAPSRGSGLLSTTDPNFIVNVVEQVGPAVVRIDSSRTVQTRVPPIFNDPFFRQFFGSDIPTPPSSRVQQGTGSGFIIKSDGLVLTNAHVVSGADTVTVKLRDGREFRGKVLGTDTLTDVAVIKIDANNLPTVTLGNSDSLRPGEWAIAIGNPLGLDNTVTVGIISATGRRSSQVGVPDKRVGFIQTDAAINPGNSGGPLLNQRGQVIGMNTAIIGGAQGLGFAIPVNTAQKIANQLIAKGRVDHPYLGIQMTTLTPELKDQVNRSNEIGVTVQDQEGVLIVRVMRDSPAARAGFRIGDVIKKINGQPVKSADEVQQAVERASIGGTLQVELSRNGRSVALSVQPGAFPTRTAQNE
- the def gene encoding peptide deformylase, whose product is MAEILSVIELGNSILRQRSRPVGDLHHRRIQTLVDNLMATLSNTNGVGIAAPQVAQSERLFIVASRPNPRYPNAPEMEPTVMINPRILAHSEQVVKGWEGCLSVPGIRGLVPRYQAIEVEYIGRDGSQHRQELTDFVARIFQHELDHLNGIVFLDRVESTLDLISEKEFQAQMAQTNS
- a CDS encoding sulfite exporter TauE/SafE family protein, which encodes MSVLLIQLLVIGLTAGVAGGMFGIGGGAIMVPAMVLLMGMDQKFATGTSIAAQILPIGLLAALVYYRSGNLNFKHALVIALGLVIGNFFGALFANQPFITSETMKKLYGIFLFAIGFRYLFFQ
- a CDS encoding fasciclin domain-containing protein produces the protein MADIVDIAVSAGTFQTLVTAVQAAGLVETLKGPGPFTVFAPNDDAFAKLPPGTIQTLVQNIPQLTRILTYHVVPGKLTRADLAQLGEVISVEGSPIPIHASNQFEVKNATVLAADIEADNGIIHVLERVILMG
- a CDS encoding CO2 hydration protein, with product MTTTLVSPSPTKLPPSTHEFADIVHRLEAGGSMLPDTPENLMQIIGIYKAYAVPMDFYWRDLLYIAERVFLNPLPAFKYFLPREYLELHNHYAGDDADLRIWRGEATAHPELLEFMEKGEVNRKLPKLFHHLWHDRINMEFAEACMRAMLWHRHMYAPVNQFDAYLDTDEYKANADRAIRAYFKGNPFMLGLYRLFPDMFIEQVRELSYYANLGLFWEVMAPVFFEMSDLYDEGKFTSVPDAMNFLVNGIFAIAGRPIYHHLYIGNECYEIIPKSKGFMWLYEAALPYVEAVFYRTSPFRGTKSYNAQAKQVPTDQKDFHYGILYADVFPVGTAGIPPTLLMQDMLHFLPPYLVDYYKQHCRGEDDMLIQLGISFQRSMYNVTSAVIQALRTALLYPLDDPNPDHLMANRQFFEHQLDRFKRPEARLRDIQRQDYR
- a CDS encoding NADH-quinone oxidoreductase subunit M, coding for MLSTLIWFPVLGAIAIGFLPLPVSRLKLITLIVSGMVLLWTLWLVNQFDFSSPLVQLREDILWLTPLGLNYNLGVDGLSLPLLALNSFLTWIAIYSSSEQTQRPRLFYALILLVSGGGAGAFLAQNLLLFFLFYEVELIPFYLLISIWGGGNRVYAATKFLLYTALSGALILAAFLGLIWLTGASNFAYESLAGQALPLGLQILLLTVLLIGFGIKIPLVPLHTWLPDTYVAASSPVVILLGGVLAKLGTYGIFRFGLGLFPEAWATLAPGLATWATISVLYGAMVAIAQKDIKRMVAYSSIGHMGYILLGGAALTELSLVGAVAQMVAHGLILAILFHLVGVIEVKVGTRELDVLNGLMNPIRGLPLVSALLVLSGMASAGIPGLVGFVAEFLVFQGSYSVFPWQTLLCVVASGLTAVYFVILLNRTCFGKLDNAIAYFPKVEWRERVPALILAITILFLGIQPTWLVRWSESTTTAMVAAVPPDPMEQVAIIGNELSP